One window from the genome of Paramisgurnus dabryanus chromosome 24, PD_genome_1.1, whole genome shotgun sequence encodes:
- the LOC135721316 gene encoding uncharacterized protein translates to MSKTWVLVEWREEPPTYDIVPKKDILKKKFEPGDVVDVAYEEESSPATIIDFDESKETLRRRMFRLEGKRKNQPCLQNDAKRVAKKKKAYTPTQSPSHSKTSSSSDQEPPVKNQVIHRKNSMLMQEINSMESQAGEHSSRETQLEREILKLKKENENLRALNIALQQEILPMLKCSINQDTLVAQQPQVAQQPQDSSQKNPPEKTQGLGISSAVLTSCGRGGTSCSAMVKDLAVAVFGRETLATHGLSGRAGNANKGAMAKPALDKDKVVLILDTVQKKFPDVPKKFIRAALREKLNDEHKLRVRKTV, encoded by the exons atgagcAAAACATGGGTTCTGGTGGAATGGAGGGAGGAGCCTCCCACCTATGATATTGTCCCTAAAAAGGACAtactaaaaaaaaagtttgaacCTGGGGATGTTGTGGATGTGGCTTATGAAGAGGAAAGTTCCCCGGCCACCATTATAGATTTTGATG AGAGCAAAGAAACCCTCAGGAGGAGGATGTTTAGGCTAGAGGGGAAAAGAAAAAATCAGCCATGTTTGCAAAATGATGCAAAAAGAGTAGCAAAGAAAAAAAAGGCATACACTCCAACTCAGTCCCCATCTCACTCCAAAACGTCCTCATCATCTGATCAAGAGCCTCCAGTCAAAAATCAA GTCATCCACCGAAAGAACAGTATGTTGATGCAAGAGATTAACAGCATGGAGAGTCAAGCTGGAGAGCATTCAAGCCGAGAAACTCAACTTGAGAgagaaattcttaaattaaaaaaagaaaatgagaaTCTAAGAGCACTTAATATAGCTCTGCAACAAG aaattctTCCAATGCTAAAGTGCAGCATAAACCAGGACACTCTTGTTGCTCAACAACCACAAGTTGCTCAACAACCACAAGATTCAAGCCAGAAGAATCCCCCTGAAAAG ACACAGGGGCTAGGAATTAGTTCAGCTGTCCTGACAAGTTGTGGACGGGGGGGCACATCATGTTCTGCCATGGTGAAAGATCTGGCAGTGGCAGTGTTTGGTAGAGAGACGCTGGCCACACATGGGCTGTCTGGAAGGGCTGGCAATGCTAACAAAGGCGCTATGGCAAAGCCAGCTCTTGACAAGGACAAAGTTGTGCTGATCCTAG ACACAGTACAAAAAAAGTTCCCTGATGTTCCAAAAAAGTTCATCAGGGCAGCACTAAGAGAGAAGTTAAATGATGAGCACAAGTTACGAGTAAG aaaaacaGTGTAG
- the LOC135721315 gene encoding uncharacterized protein has product MKKMFFMFVYFSFSFSCLIGVFGDKVKSVSVMEGDSVTLHINIKLQRDDLILWRFGPEEIRIAEIYIEANTFSTYDDVLDGRFRDRLQVNNQTGDLTITNITTQHTGLYKIIISGNQKTSHRFNVIVYAHLPVPVISRDSSHNCSSSSSSSSSSISNCSLLCSVLNVRDVSLSWYKGNSLLSIISVSDLNIRLSLPLEVEYQDTNTYSCVLNNTITNQTQHLNITDLCQPCLDTTGLNADIIQILRVAAAPGCLIIVASVLMFWISSKHRNIHQQVLTYEEETTRTDTTFFKKTNT; this is encoded by the exons atgaagaaaatgtttttcatgtttgtttatttctcCTTTTCTTTCAGCTGTCTGATAG gtgtgtttggtgaTAAAGTGAAGTCAGTGTCAGTGATGGAGGGAGATTCTGTTACTCTACACATTAATATTAAACTACAGAGAGATGATCTGATACTGTGGAGATTTGGACCTGAAGAGATTCGTATAGCTGAAATCTACATAGAGGCCAATACATTCTCTACATATGATGATGTTCTTGATGGGAGATTCAGAGACAGACTGCAGGTGAATAatcagactggagatctcacCATCACAAACATCACAACTCAACACACTGGACTTTATAAAATAATCATCAGCGGCAATCAGAAAACCTCACACAGATTCAATGTTATTGTCTATG CTCATCTGCCCGTTCCTGTCATCAGCAGAGACTCTTCTCATAACtgttcttcatcatcatcatcatcatcatcatcaatctCAAACTGTTCATTATTGTGTTCCGTGTTGAATGTGAGAGATGTGAGTCTGTCCTGGTACAAAGGAAACAGTTTATTGTCCATCATCAGTGTGTCTGATCTCAACATCAGACTCTCTCTACCTCTGGAGGTTGAATATCAggatacaaacacatacagctGTGTACTCAACAATACCATCACAAACCAAACTCAACATCTCAACATCACTGATCTCTGTCAGCCGTGTTTAGATACAACAG GTCTCAATGCAGATATAATTCAGATCTTGCGTGTTGCTGCTGCTCCTGGATGTCTGATCATTGTCGCATCAGTTCTGATGTTCTGGATCTCCAGCAAGCACAGAAACATACATCAACAGG TTCTGACCTATGAAGAGGAGACGACTCGCACAGacacaacattttttaaaaagacaaacaCATAA
- the LOC135721256 gene encoding uncharacterized protein, producing the protein MNDVQWCHLKRLREASWQFFDPLSASPEHLQNLSTCVKLVVQVPVHVSQGNFSTDEENEVISDADGNFSDADEGSSADDEGDVFSTADENFPQTHIVRNHSAVCEGSTEEREECASEEKIYPNAKITNEESLLCILAYSLRHTTSKVALSDLLDLINLHCPDSTNGVPDSLYKFMKSFHCDTFEVQYICPSCQFFFGNEIPTHCASCNCTPGYMENLIKSGSVFIKLSISDQLRGKFQDTDFCESLNYKWSRTKHNSQNVEDIFDGTMYKSIDALNDPKLTNISVSWNVDGVPIFKSSPFHIWPLQVTINELPPNLRAKHVILGGLWFGPKKPEMNSFLQSFVNELQSLENQGLPCQWKGEKSVVHVYSLLCICDSVARCAVQNVKQFNGEHGCNWCYQKGEVVEKGNGFTRVYPLQSTEPELRSHKKHTKDAQQAVDSGTCINGVKGPSPLMLLMFFNMVSGFAYDYMHGILLGVCRQLTTLWFDSKYHTEPWYIGREIEQIETRLLAIKPPSSITRPPRSISLRKYWKASEYRHFLLFYSLPCLFGILPRQYLDHLLLLVQATHILLQDSISSHDIDKADGLLKAFVDRFESQYGKCHVSYNVHILVHAAASVKNWGPLWSHSAFLYESQNGHLQKLFHGTQAVPEQIVNMFNLYQHVPRLIAAVFNDEQTQQSKSFVEKMLGGTNIVRKCIGSSSVMFLGCPHVRQPTPRESHILQESGFSANKAFSFYSRAVVNGRRIHSKGAKSLSKRINHAVQTKHGSIALVRSFIDVGNAQGEGHAFIDVMKTTSNDISKDRESGITATSILKERGIDSVELIKCTDIHSTCVYLKDLPGLANNFFCIQPNRWELD; encoded by the exons ATGAATGACGTGCAATGGTGTCACTTGAAACGGCTACGCGAAGCAA GTTGGCAATTCTTTGATCCTTTATCAGCCAGCCCAGAACATTTACAAAATTTAAGTACATGTGTAAAACTAGTGGTCCAAGTACCTGTACATGTCTCACAGGGAAACTTTTCTACTGATGAAGAGAATGAGGTCATCAGCGATGCTGATGGAAACTTTTCAGATGCTGAT GAAGGCTCTTCTGCTGATGACGAGGGTGATGTTTTTAGCACAGCTGATGAGAACTTTCCACAGACTCAT ATTGTCAGAAACCACAGTGCAGTTTGTGAGGGAAGCACAGAAGAAAGAGAGGAGTGTGCCAGTGAGGAAAAAATATATCCAAATGCCAAAATCACTAATGAAGAATCTCTGCTGTGTATACTTGCCTACAGCCTCAGGCATACAACATCCAAAGTGGCTTTGAGTGACTTGTTAGATCTTATCAATCTCCACTGTCCTgattcaaccaatggtgttCCAGATAGCTTATACAAGTTCATGAAATCCTTTCACTGTGACACTTTTGAAGTCCAGTATATTTGCCCATCCTGCCAATTTTTCTTTGGTAATGAAATCCCCACCCACTGTGCTTCATGCAATTGTACCCCAGGGTACATGGAAAACCTAATCAAATCTGGCTCTGTCTTTATTAAGTTATCTATTTCAGATCAGTTAAGAGGTAAATTTCAAGATACAGATTTTTGTGAGTCTTTGAATTACAAATGGTCAAGGACAAAGCACAACTCACAAAATGTTGAAGACATATTTGATGGTACTATGTACAAATCGATTGATGCACTAAATGACCCAAAATTGACGAATATTTCAGTGTCCTGGAATGTTGATGGTGTTCCAATTTTCAAATCTTCTCCTTTTCATATCTGGCCACTTCAAGTCACAATCAACGAGCTCCCCCCTAATCTGAGGGCAAAGCATGTCATTCTTGGCGGTTTGTGGTTTGGGCCAAAAAAGCCAGAAATGAACTCGTTTCTGCAATCATTTGTTAATGAATTGCAAAGTCTTGAAAACCAAGGGTTACCTTGTCAGTGGAAAGGTGAAAAATCAGTAGTCCATGTATACAGTTTGCTTTGCATTTGTGATTCAGTGGCTCGTTGTGCTGTACAGAATGTCAAGCAATTTAATGGAGAGCATGGTTGTAACTGGTGTTATCAAAAGGGTGAAGTTGTAGAAAAGGGAAACGGGTTTACAAGGGTTTACCCTTTGCAGTCAACAGAGCCAGAGCTGAGatcacacaaaaaacacacTAAAGATGCTCAGCAAGCTGTTGATTCTGGAACATGCATAAATGGTGTAAAAGGTCCATCTCCTCTAATGCTGCTGATGTTTTTTAATATGGTTTCTGGATTTGCATATGATTACATGCATGGCATATTACTTGGTGTTTGTCGCCAGCTGACTACCCTATGGTTTGACTCCAAATACCATACAGAGCCTTGGTACATTGGAAGAGAAATCGAGCAAATTGAAACAAGGTTACTTGCCATTAAACCACCTTCAAGTATAACAAGACCACCCCGTTCAATTTCTTTGCGCAAATATTGGAAAGCTTCGGAATACAGACACTTTCTCTTATTTTACAGCCTTCCCTGTTTGTTCGGCATTTTACCCAGACAATATCTTGACCATTTACTACTTCTAGTGCAGGCTACACACATTCTCCTTCAAGATTCAATTTCCTCCCATGACATTGACAAAGCTGATGgccttttaaaagcatttgtgGACCGTTTTGAGTCTCAGTATGGAAAGTGTCATGTGTCTTATAATGTCCACATACTTGTACATGCAGCAGCATCTGTGAAAAATTGGGGTCCTTTATGGAGTCACAGTGCATTCTTATATGAGTCCCAGAATGGACACCTTCAGAAACTCTTTCATGGCACACAAGCTGTACCAGAACAAATTGTTAACATGTTTAACCTTTACCAACATGTTCCACGACTCATTGCTGCTGTATTCAATGATGAACAAACACAGCAAAGCAAAAGCTTTGTTGAAAAAATGTTGGGAGGCACCAATATTGTGAGAAAGTGTATTGGTAGTTCTAGTGTGATGTTTCTTGGATGCCCACATGTACGACAGCCAACCCCAAGAGAGTCTCATATCCTTCAAGAGTCAGGTTTTAGTGCAAATAAAGCGTTCAGTTTTTATTCTAGGGCTGTGGTTAATGGCAGGCGAATTCATTCAAAAGGAGCAAAGTCTTTATCTAAAAGAATCAACCATGCAGTTCAAACCAAACATGGGTCTATAGCATTAGTACGATCATTTATAGACGTAGGCAATGCGCAAGGAGAGGGTCATGCCTTCATTGATGTTATGAAAACAACAAGTAATGACATCAGCAAAGACAGAGAATCAGGGATAACAGCAACAAgcattttaaaagaaagaggGATTGACTCAGTTGAACTTATCAAATGCACAGACATACATTCAACCTGTGTCTACCTCAAGGACCTACCAGGTcttgcaaataattttttttgcatccaACCAAATAGATGGGAGTtggattaa